ATGAGACGAGTGTATGCTCAGAATTAGAGCGCTGTCCAAGGGACCATTCCCAGACATTAAATCTTTAACTGACAAGAACAGTTTTCACCACTCATTCCAGCTCGACCCAACCCTAGAATCTTGAATTAGAGCAAAGTaacttgaaaaaggaaaaatcttaaaCTAAGTATACCAAACGGACAGTTTTCGCGTTTTATGCCTATAGCTGTGAAAACATGGTTTCAACTTGATTCAGATATAGGAAGGCAGCCCTCTGAAAATCTGAATTGCTTTCTCTCTTGTACAGGATGATGGTGGCATGTGTTTCCAGTCATCTCAGAAAAACGGGAGATGGTgctaaaacatttattatctttctTTGCCACTTACTCAGAGGACTTCATGCAatcacagacaaagaaaaggattttttcttttctgaaaatattcAAACCCATGGAAACCATTGGAAAAATTGTTGTCAGTGGAAATTCATTTCCCAAGCTCTTCTAACATTTCAGACACGAGTATTAGACTATGTTGTGGACCACTACCTGAGTAGACACTTTTTGTCCATCTTTTCTTCATCCACTAAAGAGAGAAGATTGTGTAGGAACTCTTTAGAGATGCTCTTAGAAGCATATTTTGGTGGAAGAGTGGGAAGAAATAATCACAAGTTTATTTCACAATTGACGTGTGACTACTTTTTCAAGGGTATGGCTTGTGAAAGTGCGTTTGAGGAAGTATTTGAGTTAGTGGATGACTGTTATGTCGAGTTGAAAGTTGGTGTCACTGGCCTCCCTGTTTCAGAGTCCAGGATCGTAGCTGGGCTTGTGCTTCACAGAGACTTTTCTGTGTACTGTCCAGCAGATGGTGATGTAAGAATAGTGATAGTAACAGAAACCCTTCAGCCTCTTTTTTCAACTTCTGGATCAgagtttattctaaattcagaaGCACAGTTTCAGACATCTCAATTTTGGATTACAGAAAGGACAAAAGCAATAATGAAACATTTACAGAGTCAGGATGTAAAATTACTCCTATCCAGTGTGAAACAACCAGACTTAGTAATTTATTATGCAGGACTGAATGGCATATCCGTGGTGGAGTGTTTATCATCTGAAGAAGTTTCTCTTATCCAGAAGATCATTGGTCTTGCTCCCTTTGTACTACCGCAGGCCTCTTCACAACATGAAGTCTCTAGCACTGCTTTGGTGAAATTTTGTAAGCCCCTTATTCTTAGATCCAAAAGGTATGTTCATCTTGGCTTGATTAGCACGTGTTCATTTGTACCACACTGTATAGTTCTTTGTGGACCAGTGCAGGGTCTTGTTGAACAACACAGTGATGCTTTACATGGAGCATTTAAAATGCTTCGGCAGTTATTTAAAGACCTTGATCTAAATTATATGACTCAAGCTAGTGACCAAAATTGTACTTCAGGTCCTCTTATTTATAAGAATAGTGGAGAAAGTAATCAGTTACCAGAAATTGTTAATGGT
The Vicugna pacos chromosome 12, VicPac4, whole genome shotgun sequence DNA segment above includes these coding regions:
- the BBS10 gene encoding BBSome complex assembly protein BBS10; this encodes MAAACSLKAALQVAKVLETIMSCCVGPEGRQVMCTKPTGEVLLSRDGGRLLKALHLEHPLARMMVACVSSHLRKTGDGAKTFIIFLCHLLRGLHAITDKEKDFFFSENIQTHGNHWKNCCQWKFISQALLTFQTRVLDYVVDHYLSRHFLSIFSSSTKERRLCRNSLEMLLEAYFGGRVGRNNHKFISQLTCDYFFKGMACESAFEEVFELVDDCYVELKVGVTGLPVSESRIVAGLVLHRDFSVYCPADGDVRIVIVTETLQPLFSTSGSEFILNSEAQFQTSQFWITERTKAIMKHLQSQDVKLLLSSVKQPDLVIYYAGLNGISVVECLSSEEVSLIQKIIGLAPFVLPQASSQHEVSSTALVKFCKPLILRSKRYVHLGLISTCSFVPHCIVLCGPVQGLVEQHSDALHGAFKMLRQLFKDLDLNYMTQASDQNCTSGPLIYKNSGESNQLPEIVNGSIQRPYQGTVVKNKDELAKSQTYLKVYSNLVVPNIELETHTPCSTLEVTPTDETLRCLSPNEAMIIDDHEPLIENNSANSATKNTGIDIYYENLQVTKIAGKGGMLPVRCTSLEMSTSPSYCFSSIPAGCVLPVGGSFEILLHYYLLNYAKNCQQSEEAMVSMIIANALLGIPQSLYKSKKGNYRFPQIYVRALRALQTNQPIISSQTGLESVAGKYQLLSSVLQCLTKILTLDLVISIKRQPREISDQDSEEEL